A region from the Triticum aestivum cultivar Chinese Spring chromosome 3D, IWGSC CS RefSeq v2.1, whole genome shotgun sequence genome encodes:
- the LOC123079056 gene encoding protein IQ-domain 26 isoform X1, which translates to MSAEMGRAMRWLKRLLTGRKEAHGGGKEIHAATDWHDAAAVKESTKRWSFVKQRKSGVDAGKRPSEPLAPAREVKPCRCAGGELVGAREEKAAVVIQKAFRGYLARKALRALRSLVKLQALVRGYLVRKQAATTLHRLQALMRLQADSRAFKSASYRKSMEQERIVAQDARMRTPPAKPGHRRRLSDSTDSNYERSPRIVEMDTCHLRSRSSRIASGRYAADRSSGRLAPDLAPPFSPRSVKQPPRLSTRREPVRLAKTAQNTPRFSGADPPYTYDSPAKSVDGLAARPLWHRDLLASPRYMAGTASSAARLRCQSVPRQPAEAPRASLTQRDVPAGARKSTCTRTQHGGLCFHSSDATHTRRSDLSDDAARDYYLDRMW; encoded by the exons ATGTCTGCAGAGATGGGGCGTGCCATGCGGTGGCTCAAGAGGCTGCTCACAGGCAGGAAGGAGGCGCACGGTGGCGGCAAGGAGATCCATGCCGCGACCGACTGGCATGACGCGGCGGCGGTGAAGGAGTCCACCAAGAGATGGAGCTTCGTGAAGCAGAGGAAGAGCGGGGTTGACGCCGGGAAGCGGCCCTCAGAGCCTCTCGCCCCCGCGCGGGAGGTGAAGCCATGCCGCTGTGCCGGCGGCGAGCTGGTGGGAGCACGCGAGGAGAAGGCGGCCGTCGTGATTCAGAAAGCCTTCAGAGGCTACCTG GCTAGGAAGGCGCTTCGCGCTCTCAGATCACTCGTCAAGCTGCAAGCTCTGGTCCGAGGCTATCTCGTGAGGAAGCAGGCGGCCACGACGCTGCACCGGCTGCAGGCGCTCATGCGGCTGCAGGCCGATTCCCGCGCTTTCAAGAGTGCCTCCTACCGGAAATCCATGGAACAG GAGAGAATTGTCGCGCAAGATGCCCGGATGAGGACGCCGCCGGCCAAGCCGGGGCACCGGCGGAGGCTGTCCGACAGCACGGACTCCAACTACGAGCGCAGCCCGCGGATCGTGGAGATGGACACGTGCCACCTCCGCTCCCGGTCCAGCCGGATCGCGAGCGGCCGGTACGCCGCCGATCGCTCGTCGGGCCGGCTCGCCCCGGACCTGGCCCCGCCGTTCTCGCCGCGGTCCGTCAAGCAGCCCCCGCGGCTGTCCACCCGGCGTGAGCCCGTAAGGCTCGCCAAGACGGCGCAGAACACGCCCCGCTTCAGCGGGGCCGACCCGCCGTACACGTACGACTCGCCTGCCAAGAGCGTGGACGGGCTGGCGGCGCGGCCGCTCTGGCACCGGGACCTCCTCGCGAGCCCCCGGTACATGGCGGGCACGGCCTCGTCGGCGGCGAGGCTGCGGTGCCAGAGTGTGCCCAGGCAGCCGGCGGAGGCGCCGAGGGCGAGCCTGACCCAGCGGGATGTCCCTGCTGGGGCGAGGAAGTCGACGTGCACGCGGACGCAGCATGGCGGCCTCTGCTTCCACTCCTCGGATGCCACCCACACGCGCCGCTCCGACCTCAGCGACGACGCGGCAAGAGATTATTACTTGGACAGGATGTGGTGA
- the LOC123079056 gene encoding protein IQ-domain 26 isoform X2: MGRAMRWLKRLLTGRKEAHGGGKEIHAATDWHDAAAVKESTKRWSFVKQRKSGVDAGKRPSEPLAPAREVKPCRCAGGELVGAREEKAAVVIQKAFRGYLARKALRALRSLVKLQALVRGYLVRKQAATTLHRLQALMRLQADSRAFKSASYRKSMEQERIVAQDARMRTPPAKPGHRRRLSDSTDSNYERSPRIVEMDTCHLRSRSSRIASGRYAADRSSGRLAPDLAPPFSPRSVKQPPRLSTRREPVRLAKTAQNTPRFSGADPPYTYDSPAKSVDGLAARPLWHRDLLASPRYMAGTASSAARLRCQSVPRQPAEAPRASLTQRDVPAGARKSTCTRTQHGGLCFHSSDATHTRRSDLSDDAARDYYLDRMW, from the exons ATGGGGCGTGCCATGCGGTGGCTCAAGAGGCTGCTCACAGGCAGGAAGGAGGCGCACGGTGGCGGCAAGGAGATCCATGCCGCGACCGACTGGCATGACGCGGCGGCGGTGAAGGAGTCCACCAAGAGATGGAGCTTCGTGAAGCAGAGGAAGAGCGGGGTTGACGCCGGGAAGCGGCCCTCAGAGCCTCTCGCCCCCGCGCGGGAGGTGAAGCCATGCCGCTGTGCCGGCGGCGAGCTGGTGGGAGCACGCGAGGAGAAGGCGGCCGTCGTGATTCAGAAAGCCTTCAGAGGCTACCTG GCTAGGAAGGCGCTTCGCGCTCTCAGATCACTCGTCAAGCTGCAAGCTCTGGTCCGAGGCTATCTCGTGAGGAAGCAGGCGGCCACGACGCTGCACCGGCTGCAGGCGCTCATGCGGCTGCAGGCCGATTCCCGCGCTTTCAAGAGTGCCTCCTACCGGAAATCCATGGAACAG GAGAGAATTGTCGCGCAAGATGCCCGGATGAGGACGCCGCCGGCCAAGCCGGGGCACCGGCGGAGGCTGTCCGACAGCACGGACTCCAACTACGAGCGCAGCCCGCGGATCGTGGAGATGGACACGTGCCACCTCCGCTCCCGGTCCAGCCGGATCGCGAGCGGCCGGTACGCCGCCGATCGCTCGTCGGGCCGGCTCGCCCCGGACCTGGCCCCGCCGTTCTCGCCGCGGTCCGTCAAGCAGCCCCCGCGGCTGTCCACCCGGCGTGAGCCCGTAAGGCTCGCCAAGACGGCGCAGAACACGCCCCGCTTCAGCGGGGCCGACCCGCCGTACACGTACGACTCGCCTGCCAAGAGCGTGGACGGGCTGGCGGCGCGGCCGCTCTGGCACCGGGACCTCCTCGCGAGCCCCCGGTACATGGCGGGCACGGCCTCGTCGGCGGCGAGGCTGCGGTGCCAGAGTGTGCCCAGGCAGCCGGCGGAGGCGCCGAGGGCGAGCCTGACCCAGCGGGATGTCCCTGCTGGGGCGAGGAAGTCGACGTGCACGCGGACGCAGCATGGCGGCCTCTGCTTCCACTCCTCGGATGCCACCCACACGCGCCGCTCCGACCTCAGCGACGACGCGGCAAGAGATTATTACTTGGACAGGATGTGGTGA